In the Streptomyces coeruleoprunus genome, GTCGCCGAGGGCGGTGATGGCGACGGTGATGGTGTCGCCGCGGACGACGTCGCCGCCCACGACGGCCGCGCCGGCGACCTGGCACTCGTCGCGCAGCCCGTCCATGAGCTCGCTGGGCCAGGTGGCGGGGAGTTCGGCGGGTACGACGAGGCCGAGGAGCAGCGCGGTGGGGACGGCGCCCATGGCGGCGATGTCGGCCAGGTTCTGGGCGGCGGCCTTGCGTCCGACGTCGTAGGCGGTCGACCAGTCGCGGCGGAAGTGGCGGCCCTCGACGAGGACGTCCGTGCTGGCGACCACGCGGCGGTCGGGTGCGGCGACCACGGCGGCGTCGTCGCCGGGGCCGATCCGTACCGCGGGGGTGGTGGTGAGCCGGGAGGTGAGCTCCCTGATGAGCCCGAACTCGCCGAGCTCGCCGACAGTGCCCTTCACCGAGGTTCACCTCTCCATGTCGTCGTCGGCTCACCGCGCGACCCCCCGGTCCCGGGCCCGGTGGTCCCGGGGCGGCTGCGGTCGCGAGCCGTCACTGCTGTAGGTACGGTCAGATAGACGGCCCGCGCCGTCAACTTCCGTCTTCCGTGCGCCACGCTGCGGGCACCACCGGCCGCGCAGGTCTCCCCGCGGCCCGCGGCGACGCGGTACCGTGGCGTCCCTTTCTTCCCTGGGTGATCCCGGCCCAGGATGATCCCCGTGGCCGCCCTGGAGGTTTCGTGGTACAGGCGTACATCCTGATTCAGACCGAGGTGGGGAAGGCGTCGCTCGTCGCCGAGACCATCGCGAAGATCCCCGGTGTGCTCCAGGCCGAGGACGTCACGGGTCCGTACGACGTGATCGTGCGCGCCCAGGCCGACACGGTCGACGACCTCGGCCGCATGGTGGTCGCCAAGGTCCAGCAGGTGGAAGGCATCACCCGCACGCTGACCTGCCCGGTCGTGCATCTGTAGCCCCCGTCTACGCTGAGCCGGTGATGAGTGCCCACCGGCTTTTCCGCCTGCCCGTCGCTGTCGTCGCCGTCGCCGCGCTGATGGCGGCCGCGGGCTGTTCCTCCACGGACGCGCGGGCGTCGGTCACGGTTCCCAGCCCGACGGCGGAGGAGGCCGCCCTCTGCCGGGCGCTGCACGAGGAGCTTCCGGAGACGGTCGCGGGCCTCGGCCGGAGCGGCACGGAGCCGCGTTCCGATCTGACCGCCGCGTGGGGGGACGGGGCGATCGTACTGCGCTGCGGTGTCCCGCGGCCCGCCAGGATGAGCGATCCGCAGGCGGAGGCCGTGGAGGCCGACGGTGTCGGCTGGCTGCTGGAGCGGCGCGCGGGCGACGGGCCCCGGTTCACCACCACGCTGCGGAAGGCGTACGTGGAGGTGTCGCTGGGCGAGCGGTTCGCGCATGACGCGACGCCGTTGGTGGCCTTCGCGGCGGCGGTCCGGGGCGCCGTCCCGCCGAGCCTCTGAGGGGGTGCCCCCGAAGGCCCGGCGGCGGGCGTCACGGGTCAGCGCAGTCCGGTCGGGCGGCGCAGGGCGGCCTGGATGAGGCGGTCGACCAGCTCCGGGTAGTCGACGCCGCTCGCCTCCCACATGCGCGGGTACATCGAGATCGGGGTGAAGCCCGGCATGGTGTTGATCTCGTTGATGACGAACTCGCCCTCGTCGGTGAGGAAGAAGTCCGCGCGGACCAGGCCCTCGCAGGACACCGCCTCGAACGCGGCGATCGCCAGGCGCTGCACCTCGGCGGTCTGCTCCGGGGTGATGGGGGCGGGCACGACGCCGCTGGCCGAGTCGATGTACTTGGCCTCGAAGTCGTAGAACTCGTGGTCGGTGACCGGGGGGATCCAGGCGGGGGCGCTGGCGTGCGGGCCGTCCTCGAACTCCAGGACGCCGCACTCGATCTCGCGGCCGGTGAGCAGCGCCTCGACGAGGATCTTCGGGTCGTGGCGGCGGGCCTCCTCGACGGCGGCGTCGAGGCCGGACTCGTCGTCGACCTTGGTGATGCCGATGGAGGAGCCGGCGCGGGCGGGCTTCACGAACAGCGGCCAGCCGTGCTCACCGGCGAAGTCGACGATCCTGCGGCGGGCGGCGGTCGGGTCCTGCTCCCACTCGCGCGGCCGGATCACCTCGTACGGGCCGACGGGCAGGCCGAAGGAGGTGAAGACGCGCTTCATGTACTCCTTGTCCTGGCCGACGGCGGAGGCGAGGACGCCCGCGCCGACGTACGGCACGCCGGCGAGGTCGAGGAGGCCCTGGAGGGTGCCGTCCTCGCCGTAGGGGCCG is a window encoding:
- a CDS encoding D-alanine--D-alanine ligase family protein, with product MSSENLPTSTGRKPRVAVVFGGRSSEHAISVVTAGAVLRAIDRDRYDVLPIGITVDGRWALTADAPERMAIADRKLPSVDDLAEPGEGSVVLSADPTSREIVYTEPSSVPKALGEVDVVFPVLHGPYGEDGTLQGLLDLAGVPYVGAGVLASAVGQDKEYMKRVFTSFGLPVGPYEVIRPREWEQDPTAARRRIVDFAGEHGWPLFVKPARAGSSIGITKVDDESGLDAAVEEARRHDPKILVEALLTGREIECGVLEFEDGPHASAPAWIPPVTDHEFYDFEAKYIDSASGVVPAPITPEQTAEVQRLAIAAFEAVSCEGLVRADFFLTDEGEFVINEINTMPGFTPISMYPRMWEASGVDYPELVDRLIQAALRRPTGLR
- a CDS encoding Lrp/AsnC ligand binding domain-containing protein; amino-acid sequence: MVQAYILIQTEVGKASLVAETIAKIPGVLQAEDVTGPYDVIVRAQADTVDDLGRMVVAKVQQVEGITRTLTCPVVHL
- a CDS encoding DUF3515 domain-containing protein gives rise to the protein MSAHRLFRLPVAVVAVAALMAAAGCSSTDARASVTVPSPTAEEAALCRALHEELPETVAGLGRSGTEPRSDLTAAWGDGAIVLRCGVPRPARMSDPQAEAVEADGVGWLLERRAGDGPRFTTTLRKAYVEVSLGERFAHDATPLVAFAAAVRGAVPPSL